The nucleotide sequence CGCCGTGTGCTCATGGCACGAAACTCCTCTAGCGCTGCGACTGGCGAGTCTAGCTCTTTGTTTCGCTCAGCGAAACTGCTCGAATTTTGCTCTGCAAAAATACGTTTTGCATTGGTTGATCCCAACGAGCCCCTTCCCTAGCATGGCGGACGAACCGGATTCCGGAGAAGATGACATGCCACTGGACGAAGGCCTGACGCTCGAGCTCGCGGAGACCGTGCGCCGCGTCGTCGAGGAACGCCTGATCCCCGCCGAGGAAAAGACCGTCGCCGAGGATCGGGTTCCGGACGAGATACGGGCGCTGCTGCGTGACCTCGGCTTGTTCGGCATCTCCGTACCGGACTCCTACGGCGGGCTTGGCCTGCCGCTTGAGGCCGAGGTCCGGCTCATGTTCGAACTTTGCCGCGCATCGGTCGCGTTCCGCTCAATGCTCGGGACCAATAACGGGATCGGCTCGCAGGGCATCGTCACAGATGGCACGGAAGCGCAGAAGCAGAAGTACCTCCCACGCATCGCCAGCGGGGACCTGATCGCGTCCTTCTGCCTGACCGAGCCAGACAGCGGGTCGGATGCCGCCTCCCTGCGTACGACCGCGCGGCCGGATGGAGAGGACTTTCTGCTCTCCGGCACCAAGCGCTACATCACCAACGCACCGGAGGCAGGGCTCTTCACGGTGATGGCGCGCAGCGAGCCGGACCAGCCGGGTGCGAGCGGACTTTCGGCCTTTCTCGTTGAAGCCGATACGCCAGGCATCACGGTCGGTCCTTGGGACCGCAAAATGGGGCAGCGTGGCGCGCATACGGCCGACGTCGTCTTCGACAACGTGAGAATTCCGGCTACTGCGATCATCGGTGGACCGGACAGACGCGGACAGGGCTTCAAGACGGCGATGAAGGTACTGGATCGAGGCCGCATCCATCTGGCCGCTGTCTGCGTCGGTGCGGCGCAACGGCTGCTCGACGAGAGCCTGAGCTACGCGGTGGAACGCCAGCAGTTCGGCCAGGCCATCGCACAGTTCCAATTGATCCAGGCAATGCTGGCCGACAGCCAGGCGGAGATCTATGCTGCCCGCTGTATGACCCTGGATGCCGCACGACGCGTCGATGCCGGCGAGAAGGTCCCGATGCTGGCATCCTGTTGCAAGATGTTCGCCAGCGAAATGGTTGGCCGGGTCGCCGACCGTGCGGTGCAGATTCACGGCGGCGCCGGGTACATGGCCGACTATCCCGTCGAGCGT is from Algihabitans albus and encodes:
- a CDS encoding acyl-CoA dehydrogenase family protein: MADEPDSGEDDMPLDEGLTLELAETVRRVVEERLIPAEEKTVAEDRVPDEIRALLRDLGLFGISVPDSYGGLGLPLEAEVRLMFELCRASVAFRSMLGTNNGIGSQGIVTDGTEAQKQKYLPRIASGDLIASFCLTEPDSGSDAASLRTTARPDGEDFLLSGTKRYITNAPEAGLFTVMARSEPDQPGASGLSAFLVEADTPGITVGPWDRKMGQRGAHTADVVFDNVRIPATAIIGGPDRRGQGFKTAMKVLDRGRIHLAAVCVGAAQRLLDESLSYAVERQQFGQAIAQFQLIQAMLADSQAEIYAARCMTLDAARRVDAGEKVPMLASCCKMFASEMVGRVADRAVQIHGGAGYMADYPVERLYRDARLFRIYEGTTQIQQLVIARALISEASQALGR